The genomic interval TGGCGGAGCCCATGTAGTCCCGGATGGAGTCCTCATAGGAGGTCGGGTGCCCGAGCTCCGTCAGATAGGCGGCGAGGTGCCGGTTGGAGATCGGCTCACTGTCGACGAGAACACCGTCGTTGTCGAAGATGACGAGGTCGTAGCGCATACTGTTGACCATAAACGCAGAAAGGCCCACACCATAAGGTGTGGGCCTTTCCACTCTAAAAGGAGTTCGGCGGTGTCCTACTCTCCCACAGGGTCCCCCCTGCAGTACCATCGGCGCTGTAAGGCTTAGCTTCCGGGTTCGGAATGTAACCGGGCGTTTCCCTCACGCTATGACCACCGAAACACTATGAAGTTCGACCGGAAAAAGACACAGTCGTTGCCTCAGAACTAACACAGTGGACGCGAGCAACTGAGGACAAGCCCTCGGCCTATTAGTACCGGTCACCTCCACCCATTACTGGGCTTCCAGATCCGGCCTATCAACCCAGTCGTCTACTGGGAGCCTTAACCCCTCAAGGGGGTGGGAGTCCTCATCTCGAAGCAGGCTTCCCGCTTAGATGCTTTCAGCGGTTATCCCTCCCGAACGTAGCCAACCAGCCATGCCCTTGGCAGGACAACTGGCACACCAGAGGTTCGTCCGTCCCGGTCCTCTCGTACTAGGGACAGCCCTTCTCAAGACTCCTACGCGCACAGCGGATAGGGACCGAACTGTCTCACGACGTTCTAAACCCAGCTCGCGTACCGCTTTAATGGGCGAACAGCCCAACCCTTGGGACCGACTCCAGCCCCAGGATGCGACGAGCCGACATCGAGGTGCCAAACCATCCCGTCGATATGGACTCTTGGGGAAGATCAGCCTGTTATCCCCGGGGTACCTTTTATCCGTTGAGCGACGGCGCTTCCACAAGCCACCGCCGGATCACTAGTCCCGACTTTCGTCCCTGCTCGACCCGTCGGTCTCACAGTCAAGCTCCCTTGTGCACTTACACTCAACACCTGATTACCAACCAGGCTGAGGGAACCTTTGGGCGCCTCCGTTACTCTTTAGGAGGCAACCGCCCCAGTTAAACTACCCATCAGACACTGTCCCTGATCCGGATCACGGACCCAGGTTAGACATCCAGCACGACCAGACTGGTATTTCAACGACGACTCCACCTGAACTGGCGTCCAAGCTTCACAGTCTCCCAGCTATCCTACACAAGCCGAACCGAACACCAATATCAAACTGTAGTAAAGGTCCCGGGGTCTTTCCGTCCTGCTGCGCGAAACGAGCATCTTTACTCGTAGTGCAATTTCACCGGGCCTATGGTTGAGACAGTCGAGAAGTCGTTACGCCATTCGTGCAGGTCGGAACTTACCCGACAAGGAATTTCGCTACCTTAGGATGGTTATAGTTACCACCGCCGTTTACTGGCGCTTAAGTTCTCAGCTTCGCCACACCGAAATGTGACTAACCGGTCCCCTTAACGTTCCAGCACCGGGCAGGCGTCAGTCCGTATACATCGCCTTACGGCTTCGCACGGACCTGTGTTTTTAGTAAACAGTCGCTTCTCGCTGGTCTCTGCGGCCACCCCCAGCTCGAGGAGCAAGTCCTCTCACCAGTGATGGCCCCCCTTCTCCCGAAGTTACGGGGGCATTTTGCCGAGTTCCTTAACCATAGTTCACCCGAACGCCTCGGTATTCTCTACCTGACCACCTGAGTCGGTTTAGGGTACGGGCCGCCATGAAACTCGCTAGAGGCTTTTCTCGACAGCATAGGATCATCCACTTCACCACAATCGGCTCGGCATCAGGTCTCAGACTATTGCCAGGCGGATTTACCTACCTGACGTCCTACACCCTTACCCCGGGACAACCACCGCCCGGGCTGGACTACCTTCCTGCGTCACCCCATCACTCACCTACTACAAGTCTGGTTCGCCGGCTCCACCACTTTCCTTTCCCCGAAGGGTCCGGAACGGCTTCACGGACTTAGCATCGCCTGGTTCGATGTTTGACGCTTCACAGCGGGTACCGGAATATCAACCGGTTATCCATCGACTACGCCTGTCGGCCTCGCCTTAGGTCCCGACTTACCCTGGGCAGATCAGCTTGACCCAGGAACCCTTAGTCAATCGGCGCACACGTTTCCCACGTGTGTATCGCTACTCATGCCTGCATTCTCACTCGTGAACCGTCCACCACTAGCTTCCGCTGCAGCTTCACCCGGCACACGACGCTCCCCTACCCATCACAGCCTCCGTTGGGAGTATTGCTGCAATGACACGACTTCGGCGGTACGCTTGAGCCCCGCTACATTGTCGGCGCGGAATCACTAGACCAGTGAGCTATTACGCACTCTTTCAAGGGTGGCTGCTTCTAAGCCAACCTCCTGGTTGTCTCTGCGACTCCACATCCTTTCCCACTTAGCGTACGCTTAGGGGCCTTAGTCGATGCTCTGGGCTGTTTCCCTCTCGACCATGGAGCTTATCCCCCACAGTCTCACTGCCGCGCTCTCACTTACCGGCATTCGGAGTTTGGCTAAGGTCAGTAACCCGGTAGGGCCCATCGCCTATCCAGTGCTCTACCTCCGGCAAGAAACACACGACGCTGCACCTAAATGCATTTCGGGGAGAACCAGCTATCACGGAGTTTGATTGGCCTTTCACCCCTAACCACAGGTCATCCCCCAGGTTTTCAACCCTGGTGGGTTCGGTCCTCCACGAAGTCTTACCTCCGCTTCAACCTGCCCATGGCTAGATCACTCCGCTTCGGGTCTTGAGCGTGCTACTCAAACGCCCTATTAGGACTCGCTTTCGCTACGGCTACCCCACCCGGGTTAACCTCGCAACACACCGCAAACTCGCAGGCTCATTCTTCAAAAGGCACGCAGTCACGACGCATTGAGTAAACTCAATGCGCGACGCTCCCACGGCTTGTAGGCACACGGTTTCAGGTACTATTTCACTCCGCTCCCGCGGTACTTTTCACCATTCCCTCACGGTACTATCCGCTATCGGTCACCAGGGAATATTTAGGCTTAGCGGGTGGTCCCGCCAGATTCACACGGGATTTCTCGGGCCCCGTGCTACTTGGGTGTCTCTCAAACGAGCCGCTGATGTTTCGACTACGGGGGTCTTACCCTCTACGCCGGACCTTTCGCATGTCCTTCGCCTACATCAACGGTTTCTGACTCGTCTCACAGCCGGCAGACTGTGAAAGAGAGATCCCACAACCCCGCATGCGCAACCCCTGCCGGGTCTCACACGCATACGGTTTGGCCTCATCCGGTTTCGCTCGCCACTACTCCCGGAATCACGGTTGTTTTCTCTTCCTGCGGGTACTGAGATGTTTCACTTCCCCGCGTTCCCTCCACATACCCTATGTGTTCAGGTATGGGTGACAGCCCATGACGACTGCCGGGTTTCCCCATTCGGAAACCCCCGGATCAAAGCCTGGTTGACGACTCCCCGGGGACTATCGTGGCCTCCCACGTCCTTCATCGGTTCCTGGTGCCAAGGCATCCACCGTGCGCCCTTAAAAACTTGGCCACAGATGCTCGCGTCCACTGTGCAGTTCTCAAACAACGACCAGCCACCCATCACCCCGGAGCTTCACTCCGAGTTCACTGGGGCCGGTATCAGAGGGGGTTCATTCCCTCAGACACCCAACAGCGTGCCCGACACCCTCGCCACTCGTGATCAGCTTTCCACGCTCCGAAGAGCAGTACTGGCAGCCCGAGATGACTGAAAGTGCCGAATAATCAACGTTCCACCCATGAGCAACCACCGCAGAACGTTTGCCTGCGTAGTGGCCTCTGACCTCACCCCGAGGGGATCGGTAAGAAGTGCTCCTTAGAAAGGAGGTGATCCAGCCGCACCTTCCGGTACGGCTACCTTGTTACGACTTCGTCCCAATCGCCAGTCCCACCTTCGACAGCTCCCTCCCCACAAGGAGGTTGGGCCACCGGCTTCGGGTGTTACCGACTTTCGTGACGTGACGGGCGGTGTGTACAAGGCCCGGGAACGTATTCACCGCAGCAATGCTGATCTGCGATTACTAGCAACTCCGACTTCATGGGGTCGAGTTGCAGACCCCAATCCGAACTGAGACAGGCTTTTTGAGATTCGCTCCACCTCACGGTATCGCAGCTCATTGTACCTGCCATTGTAGCACGTGTGCAGCCCAAGACATAAGGGGCATGATGACTTGACGTCGTCCCCACCTTCCTCCGAGTTGACCCCGGCGGTCTCCTGTGAGTCCCCATCACCCCGAAGGGCATGCTGGCAACACAGGACAAGGGTTGCGCTCGTTGCGGGACTTAACCCAACATCTCACGACACGAGCTGACGACAGCCATGCACCACCTGTACACCGACCACAAGGGGGGCACCATCTCTGATGCTTTCCGGTGTATGTCAAGCCTTGGTAAGGTTCTTCGCGTTGCGTCGAATTAAGCCACATGCTCCGCTGCTTGTGCGGGCCCCCGTCAATTCCTTTGAGTTTTAGCCTTGCGGCCGTACTCCCCAGGCGGGGAACTTAATGCGTTAGCTGCGGCACCGACGACGTGGAATGTCGCCAACACCTAGTTCCCACCGTTTACGGCGTGGACTACCAGGGTATCTAATCCTGTTCGCTCCCCACGCTTTCGCTCCTCAGCGTCAGTAATGGCCCAGAGATCCGCCTTCGCCACCGGTGTTCCTCCTGATATCTGCGCATTTCACCGCTACACCAGGAATTCCGATCTCCCCTACCACACTCTAGCTAGCCCGTATCGAATGCAGACCCGGGGTTAAGCCCCGGGCTTTCACACCCGACGTGACAAGCCGCCTACGAGCTCTTTACGCCCAATAATTCCGGACAACGCTTGCGCCCTACGTATTACCGCGGCTGCTGGCACGTAGTTAGCCGGCGCTTCTTCTGCAGGTACCGTCACTTTCGCTTCTTCCCTGCTGAAAGAGGTTTACAACCCGAAGGCCGTCATCCCTCACGCGGCGTCGCTGCATCAGGCTTTCGCCCATTGTGCAATATTCCCCACTGCTGCCTCCCGTAGGAGTCTGGGCCGTGTCTCAGTCCCAGTGTGGCCGGTCGCCCTCTCAGGCCGGCTACCCGTCGTCGCCTTGGTGAGCCATTACCTCACCAACAAGCTGATAGGCCGCGGGCTCATCCTTCACCGCCGGAGCTTTCAACCCGCACAGATGCCCGTGCGAGTGGTATCCGGTATTAGACCCCGTTTCCAGGGCTTGTCCCAGAGTGAAGGGCAGATTGCCCACGTGTTACTCACCCGTTCGCCACTAATCCCCACCGAAGTGGTTCATCGTTCGACTTGCATGTGTTAAGCACGCCGCCAGCGTTCGTCCTGAGCCAGGATCAAACTCTCCGTGAATGTTTACCCGTAATCGGGTGCACACACACGAGAGCGGAACAACCACCGGAATAAGGCGGTCGTTCACAGCGTCCTCGCTGTGTTTATTTCAAAGGAACCTCGTCCCAGCAGATGCTGGAGACGGGGTATCAACATATCTGGCGTTGATTTTTGGCACGCTGTTGAGTTCTCAAGGAACGGACGCTTCCTTTGTACTCACCCTCTCGGGCTTTCCTCCGGGCAGTTTCCCTTCGGTCTTGCGTTTCCGACTCTATCAGACCGTTTCCGGTTCTGATTTCCTCGGTGCTTTCCAGGTTCCCGCTCTCGCGTTTCCCTTTCCGGCGGTTCCGACTCTATCAGATCCTTTCGGGCCTGATTCCCAGTCAGCGGGGCTTGTCTTCCCGGCCGTTGGGCCGTTCCGACGAGTGAGACTTTAGCGGATTCCCGGCTCCCGAGCTAATCGGGGGCCACCGTCCTTTCGAACGTGGATTCCTCGTTTCGCGAATACGCACGCCAATACAGCGACGGCAGACAGAGCGACTGTCGTCGTTTGTTGGTTGGTACCTGCGGAATGGCTGTCCGGGGACCGACCGGAGTCGGCGCTCACGTCGGACAACTCGGAGAACACTACGTACCGGGCTGGGGGGTGTCAACTCAGGTCCGGACGAGCCCGTACAGGCGTAGGCTGGCCTGCATGACAACGCGTACGTGCACCCAGCAGTGGCGGGCCGCCTGACGGCGGCCGTAAGCACGTATGCACTCAACGGCCGCCTCCTCGGCGGCCGTTCGCATATCTCCCTCCAGGACTCCTGAGGGTCGGCCGGCCGGGGACGGCGGTCTCGACCAGGAGGTGGAGAGATGACGCGGGTCTTCAGCGGGGTCAAGCCGACGGGGCATCTGACGCTGGGGAACTACCTGGGAGCCATGCGGCAGTGGGCCGCGGTCGACCAGCACCGGGCGGAGTCGCTGTTCTGCATCGTCGACCTGCACGCCCTGACCGTCGACCATGATCCGGCGCGGGTGCGCCGGCTGAGTCGGCAGGCGGCGACGCTGTTGCTCGCGTCGGGGCTGGATCCCGAGTTGTGCACCGTGTTCGTGCAGAGTCATGTGGACGAGCACACGCGGCTGTCGTACGTGCTGGAGTGCGTGGCCACGGACGGCGAGATGCGGCGCATGATCCAGTACAAGGAGAAGGCCGCTCGGGAGCGGGCGCGCGGCGGGAGTGTCCGCCTGTCGCTGCTCACCTATCCCGTCCTGATGGCGGCGGACATCCTGGCGTACGGGGCCGACGAGGTGCCGGTCGGGGACGACCAGGCTCAGCATGTGGAGCTGACCCGGGATCTGGCGGTGCGGTTCAACCAGCGGTACGGCTACACGTTCGTGGTGCCCCGGGCCACCGTGCCGAAGGTGGGCGCGCGGGTCATGAACCTCCAGGATCCGCTGTCGAAGATGGGGA from Streptomyces sp. CC0208 carries:
- the trpS gene encoding tryptophan--tRNA ligase, with the protein product MTRVFSGVKPTGHLTLGNYLGAMRQWAAVDQHRAESLFCIVDLHALTVDHDPARVRRLSRQAATLLLASGLDPELCTVFVQSHVDEHTRLSYVLECVATDGEMRRMIQYKEKAARERARGGSVRLSLLTYPVLMAADILAYGADEVPVGDDQAQHVELTRDLAVRFNQRYGYTFVVPRATVPKVGARVMNLQDPLSKMGKSDDSGPGIVYLLDEPDVVRRKVMRAVTDSGTDVVYDREDRPGPANLLEILASCTGGNPSELSGVYESYGALKKDTAEAVVEVLRPVQERHKELCADPGYVEGVLRDGAERARAMARPTVDAAYRAIGLLPASVDTGAVDSGVVMNAAT